A region of Lycium barbarum isolate Lr01 chromosome 1, ASM1917538v2, whole genome shotgun sequence DNA encodes the following proteins:
- the LOC132599252 gene encoding uncharacterized protein LOC132599252 isoform X3, whose product MDSGKLGPKNCGEHLEQAKNEFPVCKCGFDMLDAGFFDDCKKLEIQKGAKDFNIPIIRSNRKLVATANGGLHNPSAIVFNSAWKSQEANQATDKFNYPVSSGIQRPKNDEDIAFMSILELGQLLRAKLITSEELTGIFLNRLKRYGPVLESVITITEELAFQQAKEADQLLAKGKYLGPLHGIPYGLKDIIAVPNYPTTWGSKSFKDQVLDVEAWVYKRLKSAGAVLVAKLVSGSLAYDDIWFGGRTRNPWNIEEFSTGSSAGPASCTSAGTVPFAIGSETVGSITYPASRCGVTALRPTFGAVGRTGVMSISESLDKLGPLCRSAADCAVVLDAIRGKDPDDLSSRDIMLADPFSVDITKLTVGYLEDADKEVVDLLKSKGANMVPFNLDYTVDSAQGIVSFTMDIEMLAHFDEWQRSNKDDEFEAQDQWPIELHRARVISAVDYIQAQRGRSKLIQEVKESFKVDAFIGDVSDWEKVCVGNLVGMPVMVVPTGFKKISNAPSNDTRRKTTITTGIYAPPDHDHVALALAMAYQSVTNYHKQRPPIDDIGPNDSISNPPTSTVPARQLRGY is encoded by the exons ATG GACAGTGGGAAATTGGGTCCTAAAAACTGCGGCGAACACTTGGAACAAGCCAAAAATGAATTTCCAGTATGTAAATGTGGATTCGATATGTTGGATGCTGGCTTTTTCGATGACTGTAAG AAGCTTGAAATACAAAAGGGTGCAAAAGATTTTAACATTCCTATAATAAGATCAAACCGGAAGTTGGTTGCTACTGCGAATGGAGGTTTGCATAACCCTTCTGCTATAGTTTTCAATTCTGCATGGAAATCCCAAGAAGCAAACCAAGCAACAGACAAGTTCAACTACCCGGTATCCTCTGGTATTCAAAGGCCAAAAAATGATGAGGATATTGCCTTCATGAGT ATTCTTGAACTTGGGCAACTTCTCAGGGCAAAACTGATTACATCAGAGGAACTCACTGGAATTTTTTTGAACAGATTAAAAAG GTACGGTCCTGTCCTTGAATCCGTTATCACAATTACTGAAGAATTAGCTTTTCAACAAGCAAAAGAGGCTGATCAACTTCTTGCAAAAGGCAAATATTTGG GTCCTCTTCATGGGATTCCGTATGGTCTGAAGGACATTATTGCAGTACCAAACTATCCCACGACGTGGGGTTCCAAATCTTTCAAAGATCAAGTTCTTGATGTTGAAGCTTGGGTCTATAAGAG GCTGAAATCTGCTGGTGCAGTTCTTGTTGCAAAATTAGTCTCTGGTTCTTTAGCATATGATGATATCTGGTTTGGTGGTAGAACAAGAAACCCCTGGAATATTGAAGAATTTTCTACTGGTTCATCAGCCGGGCCAGCGTCCTGCACCTCCGCAG GTACAGTTCCATTTGCAATTGGTTCAGAAACTGTTGGGTCTATTACCTACCCAGCTTCTAGGTGTGGTGTTACTGCATTACGGCCCACTTTTGGAGCTGTCGGTCGTACCGGAGTTATGAGCATATCCGAAAGCTTG GACAAACTAGGCCCTCTTTGTAGAAGTGCAGCAGATTGCGCGGTTGTTCTTGATGCCATTCGGGGAAAGGACCCAGACGATCTTTCATCCAGAGACATCATGTTAGCCGATCCGTTTTCAGTTGATATCACAAAACTCACTGTTGGGTATCTTGAAGATGCCGACAAGGAA GTTGTTGATCTACTTAAGTCAAAGGGAGCGAATATGGTTCCATTTAATCTGGATTACACTGTTGATAGTGCTCAAGGCATTGTCAGCTTCACTATGGATATTGAAATGCTAGCGCATTTTGATGAGTGGCAGCGGTCAAACAAGGATGATGAATTTGAAGCTCAAGACCAATGGCCTATTGAGCTTCACCGTGCCCGAGTAATATCTGCTGTAGACTATATTCAG GCACAGAGAGGTAGAAGCAAATTGATTCAGGAAGTGAAAGAGAGCTTCAAAGTTGATGCATTTATCGGAGATGTAAGTGACTGGGAGAAAGTTTGTGTAGGCAATCTCGTGGGTATGCCGGTAATGGTGGTTCCAACAGGTTTTAAGAAGATATCGAATGCACCATCCAATGATACTCGCAGGAAGACAACAATAACTACTGGCATTTATGCTCCTCCTGACCATGATCATGTT GCTTTAGCATTGGCAATGGCATATCAGTCGGTGACTAATTATCATAAGCAGCGTCCTCCAATTGATGACATTGGGCCAAACGATTCGATTTCAAACCCACCTACATCCACTGTACCTGCAAGACAATTACGTGGTTATTAA
- the LOC132599252 gene encoding uncharacterized protein LOC132599252 isoform X1 — translation MVRIYRMLCKILPHSTGGYSREFTSSGKLGPKNCGEHLEQAKNEFPVCKCGFDMLDAGFFDDCKKLEIQKGAKDFNIPIIRSNRKLVATANGGLHNPSAIVFNSAWKSQEANQATDKFNYPVSSGIQRPKNDEDIAFMSILELGQLLRAKLITSEELTGIFLNRLKRYGPVLESVITITEELAFQQAKEADQLLAKGKYLGPLHGIPYGLKDIIAVPNYPTTWGSKSFKDQVLDVEAWVYKRLKSAGAVLVAKLVSGSLAYDDIWFGGRTRNPWNIEEFSTGSSAGPASCTSAGTVPFAIGSETVGSITYPASRCGVTALRPTFGAVGRTGVMSISESLDKLGPLCRSAADCAVVLDAIRGKDPDDLSSRDIMLADPFSVDITKLTVGYLEDADKEVVDLLKSKGANMVPFNLDYTVDSAQGIVSFTMDIEMLAHFDEWQRSNKDDEFEAQDQWPIELHRARVISAVDYIQAQRGRSKLIQEVKESFKVDAFIGDVSDWEKVCVGNLVGMPVMVVPTGFKKISNAPSNDTRRKTTITTGIYAPPDHDHVALALAMAYQSVTNYHKQRPPIDDIGPNDSISNPPTSTVPARQLRGY, via the exons ATG GTCAGAATTTATAGAATGTTGTGCAAAATTTTACCACACAGCACCGGGGGTTATTCCCGGGAATTCACCTCAAG TGGGAAATTGGGTCCTAAAAACTGCGGCGAACACTTGGAACAAGCCAAAAATGAATTTCCAGTATGTAAATGTGGATTCGATATGTTGGATGCTGGCTTTTTCGATGACTGTAAG AAGCTTGAAATACAAAAGGGTGCAAAAGATTTTAACATTCCTATAATAAGATCAAACCGGAAGTTGGTTGCTACTGCGAATGGAGGTTTGCATAACCCTTCTGCTATAGTTTTCAATTCTGCATGGAAATCCCAAGAAGCAAACCAAGCAACAGACAAGTTCAACTACCCGGTATCCTCTGGTATTCAAAGGCCAAAAAATGATGAGGATATTGCCTTCATGAGT ATTCTTGAACTTGGGCAACTTCTCAGGGCAAAACTGATTACATCAGAGGAACTCACTGGAATTTTTTTGAACAGATTAAAAAG GTACGGTCCTGTCCTTGAATCCGTTATCACAATTACTGAAGAATTAGCTTTTCAACAAGCAAAAGAGGCTGATCAACTTCTTGCAAAAGGCAAATATTTGG GTCCTCTTCATGGGATTCCGTATGGTCTGAAGGACATTATTGCAGTACCAAACTATCCCACGACGTGGGGTTCCAAATCTTTCAAAGATCAAGTTCTTGATGTTGAAGCTTGGGTCTATAAGAG GCTGAAATCTGCTGGTGCAGTTCTTGTTGCAAAATTAGTCTCTGGTTCTTTAGCATATGATGATATCTGGTTTGGTGGTAGAACAAGAAACCCCTGGAATATTGAAGAATTTTCTACTGGTTCATCAGCCGGGCCAGCGTCCTGCACCTCCGCAG GTACAGTTCCATTTGCAATTGGTTCAGAAACTGTTGGGTCTATTACCTACCCAGCTTCTAGGTGTGGTGTTACTGCATTACGGCCCACTTTTGGAGCTGTCGGTCGTACCGGAGTTATGAGCATATCCGAAAGCTTG GACAAACTAGGCCCTCTTTGTAGAAGTGCAGCAGATTGCGCGGTTGTTCTTGATGCCATTCGGGGAAAGGACCCAGACGATCTTTCATCCAGAGACATCATGTTAGCCGATCCGTTTTCAGTTGATATCACAAAACTCACTGTTGGGTATCTTGAAGATGCCGACAAGGAA GTTGTTGATCTACTTAAGTCAAAGGGAGCGAATATGGTTCCATTTAATCTGGATTACACTGTTGATAGTGCTCAAGGCATTGTCAGCTTCACTATGGATATTGAAATGCTAGCGCATTTTGATGAGTGGCAGCGGTCAAACAAGGATGATGAATTTGAAGCTCAAGACCAATGGCCTATTGAGCTTCACCGTGCCCGAGTAATATCTGCTGTAGACTATATTCAG GCACAGAGAGGTAGAAGCAAATTGATTCAGGAAGTGAAAGAGAGCTTCAAAGTTGATGCATTTATCGGAGATGTAAGTGACTGGGAGAAAGTTTGTGTAGGCAATCTCGTGGGTATGCCGGTAATGGTGGTTCCAACAGGTTTTAAGAAGATATCGAATGCACCATCCAATGATACTCGCAGGAAGACAACAATAACTACTGGCATTTATGCTCCTCCTGACCATGATCATGTT GCTTTAGCATTGGCAATGGCATATCAGTCGGTGACTAATTATCATAAGCAGCGTCCTCCAATTGATGACATTGGGCCAAACGATTCGATTTCAAACCCACCTACATCCACTGTACCTGCAAGACAATTACGTGGTTATTAA
- the LOC132599252 gene encoding uncharacterized protein LOC132599252 isoform X2: protein MIKLVVSVICFLFSVQYSLIDIGQDSGKLGPKNCGEHLEQAKNEFPVCKCGFDMLDAGFFDDCKKLEIQKGAKDFNIPIIRSNRKLVATANGGLHNPSAIVFNSAWKSQEANQATDKFNYPVSSGIQRPKNDEDIAFMSILELGQLLRAKLITSEELTGIFLNRLKRYGPVLESVITITEELAFQQAKEADQLLAKGPLHGIPYGLKDIIAVPNYPTTWGSKSFKDQVLDVEAWVYKRLKSAGAVLVAKLVSGSLAYDDIWFGGRTRNPWNIEEFSTGSSAGPASCTSAGTVPFAIGSETVGSITYPASRCGVTALRPTFGAVGRTGVMSISESLDKLGPLCRSAADCAVVLDAIRGKDPDDLSSRDIMLADPFSVDITKLTVGYLEDADKEVVDLLKSKGANMVPFNLDYTVDSAQGIVSFTMDIEMLAHFDEWQRSNKDDEFEAQDQWPIELHRARVISAVDYIQAQRGRSKLIQEVKESFKVDAFIGDVSDWEKVCVGNLVGMPVMVVPTGFKKISNAPSNDTRRKTTITTGIYAPPDHDHVALALAMAYQSVTNYHKQRPPIDDIGPNDSISNPPTSTVPARQLRGY, encoded by the exons ATGATAAAGCTAGTGGTCTCTGTTATATGTTTCCTATTTTCTGTTCAATATTCTTTAATCGATATTGGTCAGGACAGTGGGAAATTGGGTCCTAAAAACTGCGGCGAACACTTGGAACAAGCCAAAAATGAATTTCCAGTATGTAAATGTGGATTCGATATGTTGGATGCTGGCTTTTTCGATGACTGTAAG AAGCTTGAAATACAAAAGGGTGCAAAAGATTTTAACATTCCTATAATAAGATCAAACCGGAAGTTGGTTGCTACTGCGAATGGAGGTTTGCATAACCCTTCTGCTATAGTTTTCAATTCTGCATGGAAATCCCAAGAAGCAAACCAAGCAACAGACAAGTTCAACTACCCGGTATCCTCTGGTATTCAAAGGCCAAAAAATGATGAGGATATTGCCTTCATGAGT ATTCTTGAACTTGGGCAACTTCTCAGGGCAAAACTGATTACATCAGAGGAACTCACTGGAATTTTTTTGAACAGATTAAAAAG GTACGGTCCTGTCCTTGAATCCGTTATCACAATTACTGAAGAATTAGCTTTTCAACAAGCAAAAGAGGCTGATCAACTTCTTGCAAAAG GTCCTCTTCATGGGATTCCGTATGGTCTGAAGGACATTATTGCAGTACCAAACTATCCCACGACGTGGGGTTCCAAATCTTTCAAAGATCAAGTTCTTGATGTTGAAGCTTGGGTCTATAAGAG GCTGAAATCTGCTGGTGCAGTTCTTGTTGCAAAATTAGTCTCTGGTTCTTTAGCATATGATGATATCTGGTTTGGTGGTAGAACAAGAAACCCCTGGAATATTGAAGAATTTTCTACTGGTTCATCAGCCGGGCCAGCGTCCTGCACCTCCGCAG GTACAGTTCCATTTGCAATTGGTTCAGAAACTGTTGGGTCTATTACCTACCCAGCTTCTAGGTGTGGTGTTACTGCATTACGGCCCACTTTTGGAGCTGTCGGTCGTACCGGAGTTATGAGCATATCCGAAAGCTTG GACAAACTAGGCCCTCTTTGTAGAAGTGCAGCAGATTGCGCGGTTGTTCTTGATGCCATTCGGGGAAAGGACCCAGACGATCTTTCATCCAGAGACATCATGTTAGCCGATCCGTTTTCAGTTGATATCACAAAACTCACTGTTGGGTATCTTGAAGATGCCGACAAGGAA GTTGTTGATCTACTTAAGTCAAAGGGAGCGAATATGGTTCCATTTAATCTGGATTACACTGTTGATAGTGCTCAAGGCATTGTCAGCTTCACTATGGATATTGAAATGCTAGCGCATTTTGATGAGTGGCAGCGGTCAAACAAGGATGATGAATTTGAAGCTCAAGACCAATGGCCTATTGAGCTTCACCGTGCCCGAGTAATATCTGCTGTAGACTATATTCAG GCACAGAGAGGTAGAAGCAAATTGATTCAGGAAGTGAAAGAGAGCTTCAAAGTTGATGCATTTATCGGAGATGTAAGTGACTGGGAGAAAGTTTGTGTAGGCAATCTCGTGGGTATGCCGGTAATGGTGGTTCCAACAGGTTTTAAGAAGATATCGAATGCACCATCCAATGATACTCGCAGGAAGACAACAATAACTACTGGCATTTATGCTCCTCCTGACCATGATCATGTT GCTTTAGCATTGGCAATGGCATATCAGTCGGTGACTAATTATCATAAGCAGCGTCCTCCAATTGATGACATTGGGCCAAACGATTCGATTTCAAACCCACCTACATCCACTGTACCTGCAAGACAATTACGTGGTTATTAA
- the LOC132599252 gene encoding uncharacterized protein LOC132599252 isoform X4 has protein sequence MLDAGFFDDCKKLEIQKGAKDFNIPIIRSNRKLVATANGGLHNPSAIVFNSAWKSQEANQATDKFNYPVSSGIQRPKNDEDIAFMSILELGQLLRAKLITSEELTGIFLNRLKRYGPVLESVITITEELAFQQAKEADQLLAKGKYLGPLHGIPYGLKDIIAVPNYPTTWGSKSFKDQVLDVEAWVYKRLKSAGAVLVAKLVSGSLAYDDIWFGGRTRNPWNIEEFSTGSSAGPASCTSAGTVPFAIGSETVGSITYPASRCGVTALRPTFGAVGRTGVMSISESLDKLGPLCRSAADCAVVLDAIRGKDPDDLSSRDIMLADPFSVDITKLTVGYLEDADKEVVDLLKSKGANMVPFNLDYTVDSAQGIVSFTMDIEMLAHFDEWQRSNKDDEFEAQDQWPIELHRARVISAVDYIQAQRGRSKLIQEVKESFKVDAFIGDVSDWEKVCVGNLVGMPVMVVPTGFKKISNAPSNDTRRKTTITTGIYAPPDHDHVALALAMAYQSVTNYHKQRPPIDDIGPNDSISNPPTSTVPARQLRGY, from the exons ATGTTGGATGCTGGCTTTTTCGATGACTGTAAG AAGCTTGAAATACAAAAGGGTGCAAAAGATTTTAACATTCCTATAATAAGATCAAACCGGAAGTTGGTTGCTACTGCGAATGGAGGTTTGCATAACCCTTCTGCTATAGTTTTCAATTCTGCATGGAAATCCCAAGAAGCAAACCAAGCAACAGACAAGTTCAACTACCCGGTATCCTCTGGTATTCAAAGGCCAAAAAATGATGAGGATATTGCCTTCATGAGT ATTCTTGAACTTGGGCAACTTCTCAGGGCAAAACTGATTACATCAGAGGAACTCACTGGAATTTTTTTGAACAGATTAAAAAG GTACGGTCCTGTCCTTGAATCCGTTATCACAATTACTGAAGAATTAGCTTTTCAACAAGCAAAAGAGGCTGATCAACTTCTTGCAAAAGGCAAATATTTGG GTCCTCTTCATGGGATTCCGTATGGTCTGAAGGACATTATTGCAGTACCAAACTATCCCACGACGTGGGGTTCCAAATCTTTCAAAGATCAAGTTCTTGATGTTGAAGCTTGGGTCTATAAGAG GCTGAAATCTGCTGGTGCAGTTCTTGTTGCAAAATTAGTCTCTGGTTCTTTAGCATATGATGATATCTGGTTTGGTGGTAGAACAAGAAACCCCTGGAATATTGAAGAATTTTCTACTGGTTCATCAGCCGGGCCAGCGTCCTGCACCTCCGCAG GTACAGTTCCATTTGCAATTGGTTCAGAAACTGTTGGGTCTATTACCTACCCAGCTTCTAGGTGTGGTGTTACTGCATTACGGCCCACTTTTGGAGCTGTCGGTCGTACCGGAGTTATGAGCATATCCGAAAGCTTG GACAAACTAGGCCCTCTTTGTAGAAGTGCAGCAGATTGCGCGGTTGTTCTTGATGCCATTCGGGGAAAGGACCCAGACGATCTTTCATCCAGAGACATCATGTTAGCCGATCCGTTTTCAGTTGATATCACAAAACTCACTGTTGGGTATCTTGAAGATGCCGACAAGGAA GTTGTTGATCTACTTAAGTCAAAGGGAGCGAATATGGTTCCATTTAATCTGGATTACACTGTTGATAGTGCTCAAGGCATTGTCAGCTTCACTATGGATATTGAAATGCTAGCGCATTTTGATGAGTGGCAGCGGTCAAACAAGGATGATGAATTTGAAGCTCAAGACCAATGGCCTATTGAGCTTCACCGTGCCCGAGTAATATCTGCTGTAGACTATATTCAG GCACAGAGAGGTAGAAGCAAATTGATTCAGGAAGTGAAAGAGAGCTTCAAAGTTGATGCATTTATCGGAGATGTAAGTGACTGGGAGAAAGTTTGTGTAGGCAATCTCGTGGGTATGCCGGTAATGGTGGTTCCAACAGGTTTTAAGAAGATATCGAATGCACCATCCAATGATACTCGCAGGAAGACAACAATAACTACTGGCATTTATGCTCCTCCTGACCATGATCATGTT GCTTTAGCATTGGCAATGGCATATCAGTCGGTGACTAATTATCATAAGCAGCGTCCTCCAATTGATGACATTGGGCCAAACGATTCGATTTCAAACCCACCTACATCCACTGTACCTGCAAGACAATTACGTGGTTATTAA